ACCAACATGTACATCTGCTTGGTGCCATAACTGGTTCCTTTCGTAAACCTTGTTTTACATGTTTTGGTGGGAGACCTTTCCAATCAAGGTGTTTGCTATTAACAATGATGGTGTCTTCCAATATGAAACAAACAGTTAGCCCTTTAtaatattttagttttaatgcaaataaatttatgttttcattttaacgtttatattttttaatttgtatgcgTGAAGTCCATTTAATGCAGTATTAACCTAAATCTAAATTAAACACGCGGTTCTGAGTATATAAATCATTCATATCTACTATTCATGTTTGACGAAAATGTTTCTAAGCTCCTGTCGTGACTTCAGTGCTACTTCATAATCAGATGCCGTGGTCTACCCATGATGCTCCATCATCTTGTCACCTGATGATGCAGTTGCCTTCCCAACGATGTGATCACATTTGAGCATTTGCAACTCAGCCGGCTCATCCGCACTTTGGTTGCTGAGCATCCCTTGCTGTAACGGGTACTCTTCGATTCTTACATTGGAGTCGATGCCATGGACGCCATTGAATTTACCTTTGTTGTGAAACCTGCAAAAATTAATCAATGATCCTCAGCAGGGTAATCATGTGGCTGATTGAACACAAATTATCAACCGTTTGTCTCATTTGCATCGTTAccagacagatttgagagcccaatAAAAGGGGTCAAGTGTAAAAATTTTGCCCAATACATGTAAATTGTGACCTGGGCGTTGTTAATACTTTCCAACTTGAGGTATAGTGGATAACATAGGTCCTGAAAACGGCCCCTGTTTAATGCTCGGACTTTTGGGAAATTACACCGGTGTGGGGGTGTTTTTATATGGAGGGTGAAAACCTCGACGGGCTTTCAAGCAGAGGGTTAAAGTTCACGAGTTAAATAATTGTTCCCTTTACTGTAAAATGCTGTGAGATCACGCGCATGCTCAGAATAGCTTAAACAGTAGAAGTTTACccggtatgtctgctgccacctgtcgccttttttttttggtgttttgttttgctatgCGATAACTTAAAAACTTCTTCACAttgctaaaaataaaataaggcaTTTACTAATTgaatgagtttttttttgttaatcatatatatatatcatttaaaaatgtacccagtcagtttcccttgtggtttattatttgatatatatatataaatatatatatatatcaaataataaaccacaagggaaactgactgggtacatttttaaatgattttaggattgaacaaagaaaaattgactagagcgggatttgaaccaacgacctccggtttaacgtgccggcgctctaccaactgagctatctagccctatgttggtggtctcccaattttgtcaatatctttgttcggggggtgcctgtcagaagccattaaaccgcaaactgccgtgtagccagggatcacacccgggtaacgatacgacctatatatatcaaataataaaccacaagggaaactgactgggtacatttttaaatgattttggattgaaaaaagaaaaattgttctttgttcaatccaatatatgtatatatggtttgttatttgatatctgatataaaaagtcgcatccccttaaggtgatcccctgtctgccgcttcccaggttgtatcgttacccgggtgtgaaGGATTGTGATTGGTCACAATCGCCTATCTTCCCCGCATGTAGATATTaaacacttctgaatttttaaCATGAATAAAAGCTCACGTTTTAACATGAAACTCACTACTGTAAAGTTGATGACGGTATTAAACATATCTAGAAATCTTTTTATCTGAGATGCTATTTTCACTGAGATTCTGTTTTGTGCACCCTTTTTCCGAAAATATCAATTTAActtaattcaattcagttcacaGCCATTGAGGATAGTTTCCTTGCACACATTGTTTAATGGTGCAATCACTGACTGTGTTACCATGCTTCGGTAACGTATGTTGTGAGGTATACAGAAGTGTACCAAAAgattcaaaacgaaattgattaCCGGTAGGTCCGGTgacatgggaaaaaaatattgcattATTTACCATAGCTCACTGCCGTTCCGAATCTTGAAATCCTTGTTATTCAGCAAGGTGATAGGATGGAACCATAACCAATGATCTTTGTACTTCTCTTCAAACCAAATAGCAATATACCCGCCGATGATGACGTCTGCTTCCCACGGCACATCCATCTCCCGCTCGTTGATAGTAAATATAGCCTTAAAGTCAAGTAGAGATAGGAAATGTTTTAAGTTATCTGCTCCTCAATGCACACCCTTTTGACTTCATTACAAACTTGGCCCCAACGCTTGGAAGCAAATGAGGACCCCTGTCATTTCGGGGCCACGCGTAAAGCTAAATAATTCCCGTCTTTGACCCAAGACAATCCCTCAAAAAATGGGCCTCAAGTCTTTTTAAAACCAATATTGAGGGCGTAACACTTTTGAAAAACATCTCGGCGCGCATAACACCAGCCATAATTGAAATTAAccagacaaaataaaaaggcTGGATTGTTCCAACATGACTGGTTTGCTCGACACTTTGCTCGACAGGGATAGTTGAGGAGGTTGAGGAGGAGGAAAAGGAGAAGGAGGAAGAGGTAGAAGAAGAAGTTTGCCCACCTACGTTTGAACACGCAAACCGTGAGCTTTATTGTATCTTGTTGTTTTTAAGTCAGAGAGAAAGTTTCAAATTCCAAAAGAGTTGACAATCGTAACCGATGCACTCCGAACAACGTTGTTAGGGTCCATACCTTCACACTTGTGTTTGGTTGCACCGTGATCCCAACCTCGGAGCTAAAGGTTTCTGTTTTGGTTGTGGTCTGACTCTGAGTGTTTGAAGCCGTGAACGTAGCACTGGCTTCTGCACTTACGCCAAACACCCCTGGCACACCCAGGCTGAATGAGATTTTCTCCCCAATTTCAATGGTGTCTGTCACCGACCACGTGTAGGTATCTTCAAATTCAGTCTGTTaatatcaacaaataaa
This region of Asterias amurensis chromosome 22, ASM3211899v1 genomic DNA includes:
- the LOC139953716 gene encoding cytotoxin-like, coding for MAQRYNFDDRAADYVRELEKKTGQTVRWYDMYLKQKHLVETPKYHKYRINVRVENVRYNAVTSDVKKPGIIYKEWFHNGLTTDLKHIFKKQTEFEDTYTWSVTDTIEIGEKISFSLGVPGVFGVSAEASATFTASNTQSQTTTKTETFSSEVGITVQPNTSVKAIFTINEREMDVPWEADVIIGGYIAIWFEEKYKDHWLWFHPITLLNNKDFKIRNGSELWFHNKGKFNGVHGIDSNVRIEEYPLQQGMLSNQSADEPAELQMLKCDHIVGKATASSGDKMMEHHG